In Geminocystis sp. NIES-3709, a single genomic region encodes these proteins:
- the rfbB gene encoding dTDP-glucose 4,6-dehydratase, with amino-acid sequence MSKNILVTGGAGFIGSNFVNYWTENHPQDKVIVFDALTYAGNLQNLANLQTNPHFLFIQGDICDRVLVDKILEREKITTITHFAAESHVDRSILAPSAFIQTNVMGTFTLLESFRNHWEKQNQSPDYRFLHVSTDEVYGSLNIDDPPFTEKNAYAPNSPYSASKAGSDHLVRAYYHTYNIPTIITNCSNNYGAYHFPEKLIPLMAINILLGKSLPVYGDGQNIRDWLYVKDHCRALDTVLHQGKQGETYNIGGNNEVKNIDLVKLICQIMDEIAPNLPVKPSHQLITFVKDRPGHDRRYAIDSSKLQKELNWKPFATLETGLKETLQWYVNNSQWWQPLLSEDYQKYYQKNYTVE; translated from the coding sequence ATGAGTAAAAATATTTTAGTAACTGGTGGTGCAGGATTTATTGGCTCAAATTTTGTTAACTATTGGACAGAAAATCATCCTCAAGATAAAGTTATTGTTTTCGATGCCCTTACTTATGCTGGAAATCTTCAAAATTTAGCTAACTTACAAACCAATCCCCATTTTTTATTTATTCAGGGAGACATCTGCGATCGAGTCTTAGTTGATAAAATATTAGAAAGAGAGAAAATCACTACTATTACCCATTTTGCCGCCGAATCTCATGTTGATCGGTCGATTTTAGCACCTTCAGCTTTTATTCAAACCAACGTTATGGGCACATTTACTCTTCTAGAGAGTTTTCGTAATCACTGGGAAAAACAAAACCAATCCCCTGATTATCGTTTTCTTCATGTTTCTACTGATGAAGTTTATGGTAGTCTAAACATAGATGATCCCCCTTTTACCGAAAAAAATGCCTATGCTCCAAATAGTCCTTATTCTGCCTCAAAAGCAGGAAGTGATCATCTAGTCAGGGCTTATTATCATACCTATAATATACCCACAATTATTACCAACTGTTCTAATAACTATGGTGCATATCATTTTCCCGAAAAATTAATTCCCCTCATGGCTATCAATATCCTCTTAGGAAAATCTCTCCCGGTTTATGGAGATGGTCAAAATATACGAGATTGGTTGTATGTTAAAGATCATTGTCGTGCTTTAGACACAGTTTTACACCAAGGAAAGCAAGGAGAAACTTATAATATCGGTGGTAATAACGAAGTAAAAAACATTGACTTAGTAAAATTAATTTGTCAAATTATGGATGAAATTGCTCCAAATTTACCTGTTAAACCTTCTCATCAACTAATTACTTTTGTAAAAGATCGACCCGGTCATGATCGACGTTATGCTATTGATAGCAGTAAACTGCAAAAAGAACTAAATTGGAAACCATTTGCAACCCTTGAAACAGGATTAAAAGAAACCTTGCAATGGTATGTTAATAATTCTCAATGGTGGCAACCACTACTATCAGAAGACTATCAAAAATACTATCAAAAAAATTATACTGTAGAGTAA
- a CDS encoding LysR family transcriptional regulator has product MIHATLHQLKVFETTARLGSFTKAAEELDITQPTVSSQVKQLTKTVGLPLFEQIGKQLYLTEAGKALLTTCQDVFTELDNFEMKIADFKGTKEGKLRLSVITTAAYFIPRILGSFCQLYPDIDVALQVINHQQIQQRMLNNQDDLYIMSQPPEEIDLKSQPFINNPLVAISRKDHPLANNKRIPLENLQPYPFIMRESGSGTRKAVQKLFNEHNIKAKVRLELGSNEAIKQAILGGLGISVLSKHTLTSACHEDLTILDVQNFPIPKHWYISYLAGKQLSVIAQTFLDFLIDKSQLMEI; this is encoded by the coding sequence TTGATTCACGCAACATTGCATCAGTTAAAAGTCTTTGAAACTACTGCCCGTTTAGGAAGTTTTACCAAAGCGGCAGAAGAATTAGACATAACTCAACCAACGGTATCAAGTCAAGTGAAACAATTAACAAAGACTGTTGGCTTACCTTTATTTGAGCAAATCGGGAAACAACTTTATCTCACGGAAGCAGGAAAAGCATTATTGACGACTTGTCAGGATGTGTTTACGGAGTTAGATAACTTTGAGATGAAAATTGCTGACTTTAAAGGCACAAAAGAAGGCAAATTGCGTTTATCTGTCATTACCACCGCAGCCTATTTTATTCCTCGCATTTTAGGTTCATTTTGTCAACTTTATCCCGATATTGATGTTGCACTTCAAGTAATTAATCATCAACAAATACAGCAGAGAATGTTGAATAATCAAGATGATTTATACATCATGAGTCAACCCCCTGAAGAAATTGATCTCAAAAGTCAACCTTTCATTAATAATCCATTAGTAGCGATCTCCCGCAAAGATCATCCCTTAGCTAATAATAAAAGAATACCTTTAGAAAATTTGCAACCCTATCCCTTCATTATGCGCGAATCTGGATCAGGTACTCGTAAAGCAGTACAAAAATTATTTAATGAACATAATATTAAAGCAAAAGTGCGCTTAGAATTAGGAAGTAATGAAGCAATTAAACAAGCTATTTTAGGTGGTTTAGGAATTTCTGTGTTATCAAAACATACTTTAACTTCTGCCTGTCATGAAGATTTAACGATTCTTGATGTGCAAAATTTCCCTATTCCTAAACATTGGTATATTTCCTATTTAGCAGGGAAACAATTATCAGTTATTGCTCAAACATTTTTAGATTTTTTAATTGATAAAAGTCAACTCATGGAAATTTAA